In a genomic window of Callithrix jacchus isolate 240 chromosome 22, calJac240_pri, whole genome shotgun sequence:
- the SDHAF1 gene encoding succinate dehydrogenase assembly factor 1, mitochondrial, giving the protein MSRHSRLQKQVLSLYRDLLRAGRGKPGAEARVRAEFRQHAGLPRSDVLRIEYLYRRGRRQLQLLRSGHATGMGAFVRPRAPTEEPGGVGSQPDDSDCPRNPQDSTEAPETRPDGR; this is encoded by the coding sequence ATGAGCCGGCATAGCCGGCTGCAGAAGCAGGTTCTGAGCCTGTACCGCGATCTCCTGCGCGCTGGGCGCGGGAAGCCGGGCGCCGAGGCGCGGGTGCGGGCCGAGTTCCGGCAGCACGCGGGTCTGCCGCGCTCAGACGTGCTGCGCATCGAGTACCTGTACCGCCGCGGGCGGCGCCAGCTGCAGCTACTGCGCTCGGGCCACGCCACCGGCATGGGAGCCTTCGTACGCCCACGGGCCCCGACGGAGGAACCTGGCGGCGTGGGTTCCCAGCCTGACGACAGCGACTGTCCAAGGAACCCCCAGGACAGCACGGAGGCACCGGAGACCCGGCCCGACGGACGGTGA